In Rheinheimera sp. MM224, one DNA window encodes the following:
- the trxB gene encoding thioredoxin-disulfide reductase — MSTIKHSRLLILGSGPAGYTAAVYAARANLNPVLLTGMQAGGQLTTTTEVENWPGDPHGLTGPALMDRMKAHAETFNTEILFDHIHTVDFQQRPFILTGDNGQYSCDALIIATGASAKYLGLPSEETYNGRGVSACATCDGFFYRNQKVAVVGGGNTAVEEALYLANIASEVHLVHRRDTFKAEKILVDRLMAKVAAGNIILHTHRELEEILGDDMGVNGMRLKSTNGQPTEDVAVAGVFIAIGHKPNTDIFAGQLEMNGGYLKVQSGTEGNATQTSIEGVFAAGDVSDHIYRQAITSAGTGCMAALDAERYLDALAK; from the coding sequence ATGTCCACTATTAAACACAGCCGTTTATTGATTTTAGGTTCTGGCCCAGCGGGCTACACTGCGGCTGTTTACGCTGCGCGCGCCAATTTAAACCCGGTGCTGCTGACAGGTATGCAGGCTGGCGGCCAATTAACCACCACCACTGAAGTCGAAAACTGGCCTGGTGACCCGCATGGTTTAACAGGCCCAGCACTGATGGACCGCATGAAAGCTCATGCTGAAACCTTCAACACTGAAATTCTGTTTGATCATATCCACACTGTGGATTTCCAGCAGCGCCCATTTATTCTGACCGGTGACAACGGACAGTACAGCTGTGACGCGCTGATTATCGCCACAGGCGCTTCAGCCAAGTACTTAGGCTTACCTTCAGAAGAAACTTACAATGGCCGTGGTGTATCTGCCTGCGCCACTTGTGATGGTTTCTTTTACCGCAATCAAAAGGTTGCAGTGGTCGGTGGTGGTAATACCGCAGTAGAAGAAGCGCTGTATTTAGCCAATATCGCCTCAGAAGTGCATTTAGTGCACCGTCGCGATACCTTTAAAGCTGAAAAAATTCTGGTTGACCGTTTAATGGCGAAAGTCGCTGCAGGCAACATTATTCTGCACACCCACCGTGAACTGGAAGAAATTCTGGGTGACGATATGGGCGTCAACGGCATGCGTTTAAAATCAACCAACGGCCAGCCGACTGAAGATGTGGCTGTAGCCGGTGTATTTATCGCTATTGGTCACAAACCAAATACTGACATTTTTGCTGGTCAGCTGGAAATGAATGGCGGTTACCTGAAAGTGCAAAGCGGCACTGAAGGCAACGCCACTCAAACCAGTATTGAAGGTGTATTTGCTGCTGGCGATGTGTCCGATCATATCTACCGTCAGGCAATTACCTCGGCTGGTACAGGTTGTATGGCCGCTTTAGATGCT
- a CDS encoding sensor histidine kinase gives MMIRFWHVLLIVWLLCCSVVASAQTHFTRLSVDDGLPNASIYRIVQDKEGHIWLGSTNTGLLRYNGYELESFDVLPASVSNNILVPDIDALLMDRNDQLWIGSWGMGLSKVDTHTGTISHYSDRPDSAVVLTSNYIQSLLLDQSGVLWIGTNKGLQRLLPDGTLQTVGAADTAQPLINQRIWALAQTEDGTIWIATSSGLHQWTAQDGLSTAYQAFGQHSVNNEMRTLFAHGNQLWVGGRSSLFQFERSSSVFRAIPFYDEALSPIVNVLESDRQGNLLVGTFDGIYKVSLTSGLFEPFADGRQLLPGINVRSLLVDRSGLLWVGSRERGLFYGRHQPSAFTDLTSWGPQAAALAKQQLTAVKVEDDYLWLGSADQFHQLNRKTGVVVSFSMPARVNTITRTSQGELFIGSDNGLWQFDENKQQLIQLDSGQRPNSTSWQNVRDLISLADGSLYLGLWQNGLMRWDPSGNHQFWLQDMAQHKVGDAVQVVQEIQGKIWLGTRYSGIFVLDPSSLELQSLTDLVPVEQALDIQCIAPGPDNTVLVCSRSGLLSLDLQNRIVSGQRDGINVLKTELLGAYTDTQKNIWLLSANGLSLKPYQQERLITFTEQDGLSNREMIFKAFSVSKRGNLYLGTAGGLAIVNAERLWLNNYKSKTHVSAIWIDQKKLKTGIMQGPWSHIELKPGESISLELASLDFHDPKRNQFIYQLEGVDNSWQQSTGYTKVNYSQLEPGTYQFKVLGSNQHGLFADEPQILTIEVLPLWWQHSWVLPGLAVLLLFLLLCGHAYRLRHMRQINKLLQHSVQERAYNQTVLETMVEERTKALQDSSATLSLRTRQLEISLSQLAENNRELKRLNNLKDEFISTVSHELRTPLTSIRGAVGLLASKAVAEDSQHYQQLLQTALGNSERLSQLINDLLDLQKFESGNFSLAFDAVDMKLLVLQALDGIAPFAAKYQVSFQTKLVDCKVMADPTRIRQVVDNLLSNAIKFSSAGQTVVVQLTGLGDRIRFEVRDQGSGIPDNFRNRIFEKFSQADGSTSRKAEGTGLGLNICKTIIGAHHGEIGFDSKPEQGALFWFELPAQQL, from the coding sequence ATGATGATCAGGTTTTGGCATGTTCTGCTTATTGTGTGGCTGTTGTGCTGCAGTGTTGTGGCATCGGCACAAACTCATTTTACCCGGCTCAGTGTCGATGATGGCTTACCCAATGCCAGTATTTATCGCATTGTGCAGGATAAAGAAGGCCATATCTGGCTGGGTTCCACCAACACTGGTTTACTGCGTTACAACGGTTATGAACTGGAATCCTTCGATGTACTGCCTGCCTCTGTCAGCAACAACATACTGGTGCCTGATATTGATGCCTTGCTGATGGATCGGAACGATCAGTTGTGGATTGGCAGTTGGGGCATGGGCCTGAGCAAAGTAGATACCCACACAGGGACAATCTCACATTACTCCGATCGACCTGACAGTGCTGTAGTGTTGACCAGTAATTACATTCAGAGCCTGTTACTGGATCAGTCAGGTGTGTTATGGATTGGCACCAACAAAGGCTTACAGCGACTGTTGCCTGACGGAACTTTGCAGACAGTAGGCGCTGCTGATACCGCTCAGCCGCTGATTAACCAACGTATCTGGGCACTGGCTCAAACCGAAGATGGCACAATCTGGATTGCAACCAGTAGTGGCCTTCATCAGTGGACTGCCCAGGACGGGCTTAGTACTGCCTATCAGGCATTTGGTCAACACAGTGTCAATAATGAAATGCGTACCTTGTTCGCTCATGGTAATCAGTTGTGGGTGGGAGGGCGCAGCTCTTTGTTTCAGTTTGAGCGCTCCTCTTCTGTGTTTCGGGCCATACCTTTTTATGACGAAGCATTGAGTCCTATCGTCAATGTGCTGGAAAGTGACCGGCAAGGTAATTTGCTGGTCGGAACTTTTGACGGTATTTATAAAGTATCGTTAACCTCTGGTTTATTTGAGCCTTTTGCGGACGGCAGACAGCTATTGCCTGGTATTAATGTGCGTTCTTTACTGGTCGACCGTAGCGGGTTGTTGTGGGTAGGTAGCAGAGAAAGAGGTTTATTTTATGGCAGACACCAGCCTTCGGCATTTACCGACTTAACCAGTTGGGGGCCACAAGCCGCCGCTTTAGCAAAACAGCAACTGACAGCTGTAAAAGTGGAGGACGATTATTTATGGCTGGGTAGTGCCGATCAGTTTCATCAGCTCAACAGAAAAACTGGTGTTGTGGTGTCGTTTTCGATGCCCGCCCGGGTGAATACCATTACAAGAACCAGTCAGGGTGAGCTGTTTATAGGCTCGGACAATGGCTTATGGCAGTTTGATGAAAACAAACAACAGCTGATACAGCTTGATTCGGGTCAAAGGCCCAACAGTACTTCATGGCAAAATGTGCGGGATTTGATCAGCTTAGCTGATGGCAGCTTGTACCTGGGTTTATGGCAAAACGGATTGATGCGTTGGGACCCCAGTGGCAATCATCAATTTTGGTTGCAGGATATGGCGCAGCATAAAGTAGGCGATGCGGTGCAGGTGGTTCAGGAAATACAAGGTAAAATCTGGTTAGGGACGCGTTATTCTGGCATTTTTGTCCTGGACCCATCCAGTTTAGAGTTACAGTCGTTAACCGACTTAGTGCCCGTTGAGCAGGCACTTGATATTCAATGTATAGCACCAGGACCTGACAACACTGTACTGGTGTGTAGCCGAAGTGGGCTGCTCAGTCTGGACCTGCAGAATCGTATCGTGTCCGGGCAAAGAGATGGCATCAATGTTCTTAAAACTGAATTGCTGGGAGCTTATACTGACACACAAAAAAATATCTGGTTGTTATCTGCCAATGGCTTAAGTTTAAAACCCTACCAGCAAGAGCGTTTAATTACCTTCACCGAACAAGATGGCCTGAGTAACAGAGAAATGATTTTTAAGGCATTTTCGGTGTCTAAACGTGGCAATTTGTATTTGGGTACGGCCGGCGGTTTAGCCATAGTCAATGCAGAACGACTGTGGTTGAACAATTACAAAAGCAAAACCCATGTTTCTGCCATTTGGATTGATCAGAAAAAACTCAAGACAGGTATTATGCAGGGCCCCTGGTCTCATATTGAATTAAAACCGGGTGAGAGTATTAGTCTGGAACTTGCTAGTCTTGATTTTCACGACCCTAAACGGAATCAGTTTATCTATCAGTTGGAAGGTGTAGATAACAGCTGGCAACAAAGCACCGGCTATACCAAAGTGAACTACAGTCAGCTGGAGCCTGGTACTTATCAGTTTAAAGTGCTGGGCTCTAACCAACATGGTTTGTTTGCGGATGAGCCACAAATTTTGACCATCGAAGTCTTGCCTTTGTGGTGGCAACACAGTTGGGTGTTGCCTGGCCTTGCTGTTCTGTTGTTATTCCTCTTGTTGTGCGGGCACGCTTACCGGCTGCGTCATATGCGACAAATTAATAAACTGCTACAGCATTCAGTACAGGAACGGGCATACAACCAGACTGTATTAGAGACTATGGTAGAGGAGCGCACTAAAGCGCTACAGGACAGCTCCGCAACTTTGTCATTAAGGACCAGACAGTTGGAGATTAGCTTGTCGCAACTGGCCGAAAATAACAGAGAATTAAAGCGGCTGAATAATCTGAAAGACGAGTTTATTTCTACTGTCAGTCACGAACTGAGGACACCCCTCACCTCTATTCGTGGTGCTGTAGGCTTGCTGGCCAGTAAAGCTGTGGCTGAAGATTCACAGCATTATCAGCAGCTTTTGCAGACAGCGCTTGGCAATAGTGAACGTTTATCGCAATTGATTAATGACTTACTGGACTTACAAAAATTTGAATCCGGTAATTTTAGTTTGGCCTTTGATGCTGTGGATATGAAACTGCTGGTACTACAGGCGCTGGATGGCATAGCGCCATTCGCCGCCAAGTATCAGGTGAGTTTTCAGACTAAGCTTGTTGACTGTAAGGTGATGGCTGATCCAACCAGGATCAGGCAAGTGGTAGATAACCTGTTATCCAATGCGATTAAATTCTCCAGTGCTGGTCAGACTGTTGTGGTGCAGTTAACAGGGCTTGGGGATCGTATTCGCTTTGAAGTACGGGATCAGGGTTCAGGTATTCCCGATAATTTCCGCAACCGTATTTTTGAAAAATTCTCTCAGGCTGATGGCTCCACCAGCCGTAAAGCGGAAGGCACAGGGCTTGGCTTAAACATCTGTAAGACTATTATCGGAGCTCACCACGGCGAGATAGGTTTTGACAGTAAACCAGAACAGGGCGCTTTGTTCTGGTTTGAATTACCAGCACAGCAGCTTTAA
- the trhA gene encoding PAQR family membrane homeostasis protein TrhA, whose protein sequence is MQSIKAATSYSSSEELSHAISHGLGVLASLVGLYLMLELTATTDFWRQVSSWVFGLSLILLYGSSTLYHSVQDLKHKLWLRKLDHSAIFILIAGTYTPFTLVSLRDNWGWWLFALVWSIAFAGVLLKLFTGAKYQKLSIALYLIMGWIVVVAIDPMLTHVPAAGMWWLLAGGLFYSGGVLFYVQKTLFMHHLIWHLFVLAGSVCHFLAVYWYVLPPPVI, encoded by the coding sequence GTGCAAAGTATCAAAGCAGCCACCAGCTACAGTTCATCAGAAGAATTAAGCCATGCCATCAGCCATGGGCTTGGAGTTTTAGCCAGCCTAGTGGGCTTATATCTGATGTTGGAATTGACTGCCACTACCGACTTTTGGCGTCAGGTCAGCAGTTGGGTGTTTGGTTTGAGTTTAATTTTGTTATACGGCAGCTCGACTTTGTACCACTCGGTGCAGGATCTGAAACATAAACTCTGGCTGAGAAAACTCGATCATTCGGCTATTTTTATTCTGATCGCCGGTACCTACACTCCTTTTACGCTAGTCAGTTTACGAGATAACTGGGGCTGGTGGTTATTTGCTCTGGTTTGGAGTATTGCTTTTGCTGGTGTGCTGTTAAAACTCTTTACCGGTGCTAAATATCAAAAATTATCTATAGCTCTGTATCTGATCATGGGCTGGATAGTGGTTGTCGCCATTGACCCAATGTTGACCCATGTGCCGGCAGCAGGCATGTGGTGGTTGCTGGCTGGTGGCTTGTTTTACTCAGGTGGTGTGCTGTTTTACGTGCAAAAAACCTTGTTTATGCACCACCTGATCTGGCATCTATTTGTACTGGCAGGTAGTGTCTGTCATTTTCTGGCGGTGTACTGGTACGTTCTGCCGCCGCCAGTTATTTAA
- a CDS encoding glycosyltransferase: MSVLLVVGYVWPEPKSSAAGSRMLSLLSMFRGQGWTVIFASPAEKSPHRFDLSQWQIAEEQIQLNDSSFDEQLKEWQPDMVMFDRFMLEEQFGWRVEQQCPNALRLLDTEDLHFLRLARQQAFKAGREVTLQDLHSEQAQREIAAIYRSDLTLIISEAEMQLLTEHFKVPKALLCYSPFWLDTEIAADLPAFEQRQHFVSIGNFRHEPNWQAVLWLKQQIWPLIRKQLPKAELHIYGAYPPPKATQLHQPKDGFLLKGWAEDAAEVIKSARVLLAPLPFGAGLKGKFIDAMAQGTPNVTTAVGAEGMLHQGEWAGLMAETAQEIADAAVLLYQDDTLWQQKQQQGFVILAKRFAINEHQPRVWQQLMDVQQQLSQHRLTNFTGAMLRHHQHRSTQFMAQWIEAKTKLAELKKCSATQETNHE, encoded by the coding sequence ATGAGTGTGCTTCTTGTTGTGGGTTACGTCTGGCCTGAACCTAAGTCCTCTGCTGCTGGCAGCCGGATGTTGTCTTTGCTCTCGATGTTTCGCGGGCAAGGCTGGACCGTTATTTTTGCAAGTCCAGCCGAAAAAAGCCCACACCGTTTTGATTTAAGCCAATGGCAGATCGCTGAAGAGCAAATTCAGTTAAACGACAGCAGTTTTGACGAGCAACTCAAAGAGTGGCAACCCGATATGGTGATGTTTGATCGTTTTATGCTCGAAGAACAGTTTGGCTGGCGGGTAGAGCAACAGTGCCCGAACGCTTTACGGCTATTGGATACTGAAGATCTGCATTTTTTACGTTTAGCCCGTCAGCAGGCTTTTAAAGCAGGCAGGGAAGTGACACTGCAGGATTTGCACTCTGAACAGGCGCAGCGTGAAATTGCCGCTATTTATCGCTCTGATCTGACGCTGATTATCTCAGAAGCTGAAATGCAGCTTTTGACTGAGCATTTTAAAGTGCCTAAAGCGCTGTTATGTTACAGCCCGTTTTGGCTGGATACAGAAATAGCAGCTGATTTACCTGCATTTGAACAGCGCCAGCATTTTGTCTCTATTGGTAATTTCCGCCATGAACCGAACTGGCAGGCTGTGTTATGGCTCAAACAGCAGATTTGGCCGTTGATCCGCAAGCAGCTTCCCAAAGCAGAACTGCATATTTATGGTGCTTATCCACCGCCTAAAGCCACGCAGTTGCATCAGCCGAAGGACGGATTTCTGCTCAAAGGCTGGGCAGAAGATGCGGCAGAAGTCATTAAAAGTGCCCGGGTTTTATTGGCTCCTTTGCCTTTTGGAGCTGGCTTAAAAGGTAAGTTTATTGATGCAATGGCACAGGGCACACCCAATGTCACCACAGCTGTGGGCGCTGAGGGCATGTTGCATCAAGGCGAATGGGCTGGGCTTATGGCTGAAACCGCACAAGAGATAGCTGATGCCGCAGTGCTTTTGTATCAGGACGACACCTTATGGCAACAAAAGCAGCAGCAGGGTTTTGTTATTTTGGCAAAACGTTTTGCCATCAATGAACATCAACCCCGCGTCTGGCAGCAATTGATGGATGTGCAGCAACAGCTGTCACAGCACAGATTAACCAACTTCACAGGCGCGATGCTCAGACATCATCAGCATCGCAGCACGCAGTTTATGGCGCAGTGGATTGAAGCAAAAACTAAACTGGCAGAGCTGAAAAAATGTTCTGCCACGCAGGAGACAAATCATGAGTGA
- a CDS encoding Nif3-like dinuclear metal center hexameric protein: MSEISRQELIQLLDQELQSSLIKDYCPNGLQVEGKSQIKKIVAGVTASQALLDAALAAGADAIMVHHGYFWKNEDYAITGIKKCRLQTLLKHDISLIAYHLPLDVHPLLGNNAQLALKLGLTSWQAVPGASPSGVLMRGTLANPMTSQQIADRLHSELNRLPLLHAVLDKPVTELAWCTGGGQSYIDQAYAAGAELFISGEVSEQTIHSSRELGIDFIAAGHHATERYGIKALAEFVQQRTGVVCEFIDIDNPA; the protein is encoded by the coding sequence ATGAGTGAAATCAGCCGTCAGGAGTTAATTCAACTGCTTGATCAGGAGCTACAAAGTAGTTTGATCAAAGACTATTGCCCTAATGGTTTACAAGTCGAAGGCAAAAGCCAGATTAAAAAGATTGTCGCGGGCGTCACCGCCTCTCAGGCATTGCTGGATGCGGCGCTCGCTGCTGGTGCTGATGCCATTATGGTGCATCATGGTTATTTCTGGAAAAACGAAGACTATGCCATTACCGGTATTAAAAAATGCCGCTTACAAACCTTACTTAAACATGATATCAGCCTGATTGCCTATCATTTGCCGCTGGATGTGCATCCGCTGCTTGGCAATAATGCTCAATTGGCATTAAAGCTTGGTTTAACGAGTTGGCAGGCTGTGCCTGGTGCCAGCCCATCCGGTGTACTCATGCGTGGCACTTTAGCAAATCCTATGACCAGTCAGCAGATTGCGGACAGGCTACATAGTGAGCTTAACCGCTTACCTTTGTTGCATGCAGTGCTGGATAAACCTGTGACAGAACTGGCCTGGTGTACTGGCGGCGGGCAGTCTTATATCGACCAGGCTTATGCTGCTGGTGCAGAGCTTTTTATCAGCGGCGAAGTGTCGGAGCAAACGATCCATAGCTCACGTGAGCTTGGCATCGACTTTATTGCCGCAGGCCATCACGCCACAGAACGTTATGGCATTAAAGCTCTGGCCGAATTTGTGCAGCAGCGCACTGGTGTTGTCTGTGAATTTATTGATATCGATAATCCGGCTTAG
- a CDS encoding methyltransferase domain-containing protein: MSKKQQDRNFDGIAGKFQKNIYQTTKGRLRQAVLLRDFAECADLATPNRILDVGAGQGQLALALAEQGHQVTLTDLSQDMLDMALEDAKERGVDTQIQCHALALQQLSDQQWPAFPVVLCHAVLEWLHEPAEAIKQLRALVQTGGLVSLMFYNKDAKRLSNIIYGNFNYVLRDLAFKKKVSLSPQNPLQPEDVYRWCKEAGFVIEGKTGVRCFHDYLRDRSEQETEFDKLLQIELQYNRQEPYASIGRYQHLLLRAV, from the coding sequence GTGAGTAAAAAACAGCAGGACCGCAATTTTGATGGCATAGCGGGCAAATTTCAGAAGAATATTTATCAGACCACCAAAGGCCGTTTACGTCAGGCGGTATTGCTGCGTGATTTTGCCGAATGTGCCGATTTAGCAACACCAAACCGTATTCTGGATGTAGGCGCAGGGCAGGGCCAATTGGCGCTGGCATTGGCAGAGCAAGGCCATCAGGTGACCTTAACTGACTTGTCGCAGGATATGCTGGATATGGCGCTTGAGGATGCAAAAGAGCGCGGTGTAGATACGCAAATCCAATGTCATGCGCTGGCGTTGCAGCAGTTATCAGATCAACAATGGCCAGCTTTTCCTGTGGTGCTTTGTCATGCTGTACTTGAATGGTTGCATGAACCTGCTGAAGCTATCAAACAACTGCGTGCTTTAGTACAAACAGGAGGGCTGGTGTCGCTGATGTTTTATAACAAAGATGCCAAACGCCTGAGCAATATTATTTATGGCAATTTTAACTATGTGCTGCGCGATTTAGCCTTTAAGAAAAAAGTCAGTTTAAGCCCGCAAAATCCGCTGCAACCTGAAGATGTGTATCGTTGGTGCAAAGAGGCTGGTTTTGTCATTGAAGGCAAAACCGGCGTGCGTTGTTTTCATGACTACCTGCGCGACCGCTCAGAGCAAGAAACAGAGTTTGACAAGCTGTTACAGATAGAACTGCAATACAACAGACAAGAGCCTTATGCCTCAATAGGGCGTTATCAGCACCTGCTGCTTCGCGCTGTATAA
- a CDS encoding S41 family peptidase, whose protein sequence is MFKPRYLTLFCALATCSAFASQGTALLRQPDISANQLAFVYGGDIWVSDKNGQNPRQLTSHPASEFAPKFSPDGKWIAFSASYDNNTDVYLMPSSGGAATRLTFHPSADTVNSWSPDGKEVIFASNREIANSRSNQLFSVPVAGGFEQKLMEAVAFEGDLSADGKKLAYRPNNMAYSGTSGWRLHRGGSTPPVWIIDLEKQQLEKIPHPNANEFSPFWLGDDVYFLSDRDNTAVNLFRYSNKKVEQLTKNTDWDLRSAAGYNNQIVYEAGGFLHSYDVSSGQSTPIPVQIQTQSVQKRPQWKDASKTLTNARLSATGQRVVISARGDVFTVPVKDGSTRNLTQSSGVREFDGLWSPDGSSVAFISDKGNKHQLVLQAQDGLSQPEYFALSDAGYFNLLSFSPDGKLIAYHDNHLNLYVFNLKTKRSQKLDSSDRRAEFKLSFSPDSRYLAYTVSGANYFSQIKLFDFQTNKSSLITDGMSETDNPVFTQDYLYFTASVNTGPAQVGLDLSTRERPVRKAIYAYVLSAEGKSPLLAKTGDEPLKSNTDKEETKDKKDEKTVKAVRIDLDSLQNRIVALPLPERNYDSLAVAGDGALYYVDRPQAGASNELPGSNGQNNGTLYRFDFEEKKAASVKDGIASYNLSHDGKKLLLISMPNTLQVADAKEKLDAKAVNLADVRSFVDPQQEWQQIFNDAWRMQKDYFYDAKLHGMDWQAVYDKYQPLLKDVQRREDLNELLVEMIAELQVGHNRIGGGDVHQESPSKVGLLGADFVIDDGKYQFKTVFEGDRWSPFLKAPLNVPGASAKAGDYLLAIDGRELSEQDNIHALMDNTLGKQVVLTIADSADGDNSRTITVEPVANESQLRSWHWVEQNRQFVEKQSDGKIAYVYLPNTADGGFYFFNRMFFAQTDKPAVILDERKNGGGQAANYITEILGRDFLSGWKDRDGLVFTTPGAGIYGPKTMLIDQDAGSGGDFLPWAFKRLGLGKTIGTRTWGGLIGISTNPDMIDGGFHVVPFFRFYTPDGEWRVENEGVAPDIEVELDPIAVNKGRDVQLERAIAHTLAELKANPPENHSQAPVMPTQLGK, encoded by the coding sequence ATGTTTAAACCACGTTACCTTACGCTATTTTGTGCCCTGGCTACTTGTTCCGCTTTTGCCTCACAAGGCACAGCCCTGCTGCGCCAACCCGATATCTCCGCAAACCAGTTGGCTTTTGTTTATGGCGGCGATATCTGGGTCAGCGACAAAAACGGCCAAAACCCACGTCAGCTCACCAGCCATCCGGCCAGCGAATTTGCCCCTAAATTTTCTCCTGACGGCAAGTGGATTGCGTTTTCAGCCAGTTACGATAACAACACCGATGTCTACCTGATGCCTTCAAGCGGTGGAGCTGCAACACGACTGACCTTTCACCCAAGTGCTGATACCGTCAATAGCTGGAGCCCTGATGGTAAAGAAGTCATCTTTGCATCCAACCGTGAGATAGCAAACAGCCGCAGCAATCAGCTGTTTAGTGTGCCTGTTGCGGGTGGTTTTGAACAAAAACTGATGGAAGCCGTGGCTTTTGAAGGGGACTTAAGCGCTGATGGCAAGAAACTGGCCTACAGACCCAACAATATGGCTTACAGTGGCACAAGTGGCTGGCGTCTGCACCGCGGTGGCAGCACGCCTCCGGTGTGGATCATTGATTTAGAAAAACAGCAGCTGGAAAAAATCCCACATCCTAATGCCAATGAATTCAGTCCGTTTTGGCTCGGCGATGATGTGTATTTCCTGTCTGACCGCGACAATACTGCGGTAAATCTGTTTCGCTACAGCAATAAAAAAGTGGAACAACTGACAAAGAATACCGACTGGGATTTGCGCAGTGCCGCAGGCTACAACAATCAAATCGTCTATGAAGCCGGCGGTTTTTTACATAGTTATGATGTCAGCAGCGGCCAAAGCACACCTATCCCTGTGCAGATCCAAACCCAGTCCGTACAAAAACGCCCACAGTGGAAAGATGCCAGCAAAACCCTGACCAACGCCCGCTTATCGGCCACAGGGCAGCGTGTTGTGATCAGTGCCCGTGGTGATGTATTCACAGTACCGGTAAAAGATGGCAGTACCCGCAATCTGACCCAAAGCAGCGGCGTCAGAGAGTTCGACGGCTTATGGAGCCCGGATGGCAGTTCAGTGGCTTTTATTTCAGATAAAGGCAATAAACATCAGCTAGTACTGCAGGCTCAGGACGGTTTAAGTCAGCCTGAATATTTTGCTTTGTCAGATGCTGGATATTTTAACCTGCTGAGCTTTTCACCAGACGGTAAGCTGATTGCCTATCATGACAATCATTTAAACCTCTATGTGTTTAACCTGAAAACCAAACGCAGCCAGAAACTGGACAGCTCTGATCGCCGGGCTGAGTTTAAGCTGTCGTTTTCGCCAGACAGTCGTTACCTGGCCTACACAGTGTCTGGTGCCAACTACTTCAGTCAAATCAAACTCTTTGATTTTCAGACGAACAAGAGCAGCTTAATCACAGATGGCATGAGCGAGACTGATAATCCGGTATTTACCCAGGACTATCTGTATTTCACCGCATCCGTCAATACAGGCCCTGCTCAGGTTGGGTTGGATTTATCCACCCGCGAACGGCCTGTACGTAAAGCGATTTATGCTTATGTTTTATCTGCAGAGGGCAAGTCTCCGCTGTTAGCAAAAACCGGCGATGAACCACTGAAAAGCAACACAGACAAAGAAGAGACAAAAGATAAAAAGGACGAAAAAACAGTCAAAGCAGTGCGGATTGATTTGGATTCGCTGCAAAACCGCATTGTTGCGTTGCCCCTGCCTGAACGTAACTATGACAGCTTAGCTGTAGCTGGCGATGGTGCGCTATATTACGTCGACCGGCCACAAGCAGGTGCCAGCAATGAGTTGCCGGGCAGCAATGGTCAAAACAATGGCACTTTGTATCGTTTTGACTTTGAAGAGAAAAAAGCAGCCAGCGTCAAAGATGGTATAGCCAGCTACAACCTGAGTCACGATGGTAAAAAGTTGCTGTTAATCAGTATGCCCAACACGCTGCAAGTCGCTGATGCAAAAGAAAAGCTGGATGCAAAAGCTGTTAACCTGGCCGATGTACGCAGCTTTGTTGACCCGCAGCAGGAATGGCAGCAAATCTTCAACGACGCCTGGCGTATGCAAAAAGACTATTTCTATGACGCCAAATTGCATGGCATGGATTGGCAGGCGGTTTATGACAAATACCAGCCTTTATTAAAAGATGTGCAGCGCCGGGAAGACTTAAACGAGCTGCTGGTCGAGATGATTGCAGAGTTGCAGGTAGGCCACAACCGAATTGGTGGTGGTGATGTGCATCAGGAAAGTCCAAGTAAAGTTGGCCTGTTAGGTGCTGACTTTGTCATTGATGATGGTAAATACCAGTTTAAAACTGTGTTTGAAGGCGATCGCTGGAGTCCATTTTTAAAAGCACCACTGAATGTGCCTGGAGCCAGTGCGAAAGCTGGTGATTACTTGCTGGCTATCGATGGTCGCGAGTTAAGCGAGCAGGATAATATCCATGCGCTGATGGACAACACGCTGGGCAAGCAGGTCGTACTGACCATAGCGGACAGTGCTGATGGTGACAATAGCCGCACTATTACCGTCGAACCTGTCGCCAATGAAAGCCAGTTGCGTTCCTGGCACTGGGTAGAACAAAACCGTCAGTTTGTTGAAAAACAAAGCGATGGCAAAATTGCCTATGTTTATCTGCCCAATACAGCAGATGGCGGCTTTTACTTCTTTAACCGTATGTTCTTTGCTCAAACCGACAAGCCGGCCGTTATTCTTGATGAACGTAAAAATGGCGGTGGTCAGGCAGCCAACTATATCACTGAAATTTTAGGCCGCGATTTCCTGTCAGGCTGGAAAGATCGTGATGGCTTGGTCTTTACCACTCCTGGCGCTGGTATTTATGGGCCAAAAACCATGCTGATCGATCAGGATGCAGGTTCAGGTGGTGACTTCCTGCCGTGGGCCTTTAAACGTTTAGGTTTGGGAAAAACTATAGGGACCCGCACCTGGGGTGGCTTAATAGGTATTTCCACCAACCCTGACATGATTGACGGTGGTTTCCATGTAGTGCCATTTTTCCGCTTTTACACCCCAGATGGTGAGTGGCGTGTAGAAAACGAAGGTGTCGCACCTGATATCGAAGTGGAATTGGATCCAATAGCGGTCAACAAAGGCCGCGATGTGCAACTGGAGCGTGCTATAGCTCATACCTTAGCTGAGCTAAAAGCCAATCCGCCTGAAAATCATAGCCAAGCCCCTGTTATGCCCACTCAGTTAGGAAAATAA